In one Pseudarthrobacter oxydans genomic region, the following are encoded:
- a CDS encoding SRPBCC family protein: MITVTGSVETKLSADKAFAFLSAFENTSEWDPNTPVMEKLTPGPVAVGHRYHAESEFRGKRQSLEYEVIELTENHIKLRGENKSVTAFDSIDVSPAAQGSVVKYTAEFSIKGPAKIVQPLLKPAFMSLRDPALNGIRDTLNALAAA; the protein is encoded by the coding sequence ATGATCACAGTCACCGGAAGTGTGGAAACCAAACTGTCCGCAGACAAGGCCTTTGCCTTCCTGAGCGCGTTCGAGAACACCAGCGAGTGGGACCCCAACACTCCGGTGATGGAAAAGCTGACGCCCGGCCCGGTCGCGGTGGGGCACCGGTACCACGCCGAGTCCGAGTTCCGTGGCAAGCGCCAGTCACTGGAGTACGAGGTCATCGAGCTGACTGAAAACCACATCAAGCTCCGTGGCGAGAACAAATCCGTCACGGCCTTCGACTCCATCGACGTGAGTCCCGCCGCCCAGGGGTCGGTAGTGAAATACACCGCGGAGTTCAGCATCAAGGGGCCGGCCAAAATCGTCCAGCCGCTCCTGAAACCTGCCTTTATGTCCCTGCGGGACCCGGCGCTGAACGGGATCCGGGACACGCTCAACGCCCTGGCCGCCGCCTAG
- a CDS encoding GAF and ANTAR domain-containing protein → MDYMAFVLFGRGEALAHAEAANDEVFADVALHLQDLVLDSADVDEFLRDLAGYAAARLSSQDREVFCGVAVERHKKATAIAGSDPCIRTLDQLQDKYGYGPGITAMRTTDTVLVPDVSQEKRWPAYASALSRQGLFSAVSVPLVLGEDIRGALSLYCRRLQAFSSEDIATARAFSGQVSKSLRLALRIGRLQDTRDSMSAAMKSRTVIDLATGAIMAQSHCSQHQAFSVLLQASNTRNMKLKDVAATVVASIPGSSGISTYFDE, encoded by the coding sequence ATGGACTACATGGCCTTTGTGCTGTTCGGGAGGGGGGAAGCATTGGCTCACGCCGAAGCCGCGAATGACGAAGTTTTCGCAGACGTCGCGCTGCATCTTCAGGACCTGGTGCTGGACAGTGCCGATGTTGACGAGTTCCTTCGGGACCTGGCCGGCTATGCCGCGGCACGGCTCAGCAGCCAGGACCGGGAAGTTTTCTGCGGCGTTGCCGTCGAAAGGCACAAGAAGGCCACCGCCATAGCCGGCAGCGATCCCTGCATCCGCACCCTCGACCAGCTCCAGGACAAGTACGGCTATGGCCCGGGCATCACCGCCATGCGCACCACGGACACCGTTCTGGTCCCCGATGTGAGCCAGGAAAAGCGGTGGCCCGCGTATGCGAGTGCCCTCTCCCGGCAGGGATTGTTCTCCGCTGTGAGTGTGCCGCTCGTGCTCGGCGAAGACATCCGTGGCGCGCTCAGCCTGTACTGCCGGCGGCTTCAGGCGTTCAGCAGCGAAGACATTGCCACGGCCCGGGCCTTCTCCGGACAGGTTTCAAAAAGCCTGCGGCTGGCCCTGCGGATCGGCAGGTTGCAGGACACCAGGGACAGCATGAGCGCGGCCATGAAATCACGGACTGTGATCGACCTGGCCACAGGTGCCATCATGGCCCAAAGCCATTGCAGCCAGCACCAGGCGTTCAGCGTGCTGCTGCAGGCATCCAACACACGGAACATGAAGCTCAAGGACGTTGCCGCAACCGTGGTTGCATCAATCCCCGGCAGTTCCGGCATCTCCACCTACTTCGACGAGTAG
- a CDS encoding helix-turn-helix transcriptional regulator has product MLDVVKEAGEKRKELGLFLRARRDQALRSEYGLPPVARRRERGLRREEVAFLSGVSVTWYTWLEQGREIRPSREVLEAVARTLHLSETGRSYVLSLAGYSAPVSAGPAAADAPAHIQRLLDALGPNPAFALAPDWSVTGWNRAYAALYPNIANVAAPERNLLWLVFTDPYVRELLPDWDVTSRRFLAEFRAEAGQRLGDPDVAYQVERLKETSPEFKESWDRYDILGFESRERLFHHPSVGVLRLEHHQVSPSDRPDLHLVVYTPAPDSDAAAQIQRLLAVGG; this is encoded by the coding sequence GTGTTGGATGTCGTGAAAGAGGCAGGCGAAAAGCGCAAGGAACTCGGTCTTTTCCTGCGTGCACGCCGCGACCAGGCGCTGCGGTCGGAGTACGGCCTGCCGCCCGTGGCCCGCCGGCGGGAACGCGGACTGCGGCGGGAGGAGGTGGCCTTCCTTTCCGGCGTGAGCGTCACCTGGTATACGTGGCTCGAGCAGGGCCGGGAGATCAGGCCCTCGCGGGAAGTCCTGGAAGCCGTGGCCCGGACCCTGCACCTCTCGGAGACCGGCCGCTCCTACGTCCTGTCCCTCGCAGGCTATTCCGCGCCGGTGTCCGCAGGCCCGGCAGCTGCAGACGCTCCAGCCCACATCCAGCGGCTCCTCGATGCCTTGGGCCCCAACCCGGCCTTCGCGCTTGCCCCGGACTGGAGCGTCACGGGCTGGAACCGGGCCTATGCCGCGCTCTACCCCAACATCGCCAACGTGGCCGCCCCGGAACGGAACCTGCTGTGGCTGGTTTTCACCGACCCGTATGTCCGTGAACTGCTCCCCGACTGGGACGTCACCAGCAGGCGGTTCCTGGCAGAGTTCCGGGCGGAAGCCGGGCAGCGGCTGGGCGATCCGGACGTGGCCTACCAGGTGGAGCGGCTCAAGGAGACGAGTCCGGAATTCAAGGAAAGCTGGGACCGGTACGACATCCTGGGCTTCGAATCCCGCGAACGGCTGTTCCACCACCCGTCGGTGGGCGTCCTCCGGCTGGAGCACCACCAGGTCTCGCCGTCGGACCGGCCGGACCTCCATCTTGTGGTCTACACGCCGGCACCGGACAGCGATGCTGCAGCGCAGATCCAGCGGCTCCTGGCCGTGGGCGGCTAG
- the ilvD gene encoding dihydroxy-acid dehydratase — protein sequence MPPLRSRTVTHGRNMAGARALLRASGVANTDIGKPIIAVANSFTEFVPGHTHLAPVGRIVSDAILAAGAVPREFNTIAVDDGIAMGHSGMLYSLPSRDLIADSVEYMVNAHCADALVCISNCDKITPGMLMAALRLNIPVVFVSGGPMEAGRVTLTDGSVRSLDLVNAIADAVDESISDEDINLIEENACPTCGSCSGMFTANSMNCLTEAIGLSLPGNGSVLATHTARKALYEKAGSTVVELVKRYYDGDDDSVLPRSIATAKAFDNAMALDISMGGSTNTILHLLAAAQEAGVDYGLAEMDAKSRQVPCLAKVAPNVAKDKTYYMEDVHRAGGIPALLGELNRGGLLHKDVHSVHSADLDGWLDDWDIRGGKATEEAEALWHAAPGGVRSSTAFSQSNQWTSLDTDAAEGCIRSVEHAYSKDGGLAVLRGNVAVDGAVVKTAGVDESIWTFSGPAVVCESQDEAVEKILNKTVKEGDVVVIRYEGPRGGPGMQEMLYPTSFLKGRGLGKKCALITDGRFSGGTSGLSIGHISPEAASGGTIALVENGDIISINISQRSMQLEVSDEVLAERREKLEANGGYKAKNRDRLVSPALRAYAAMALSADKGAVRDVSLVENLV from the coding sequence ATGCCTCCTCTTCGTTCACGCACTGTCACCCACGGCCGCAACATGGCCGGAGCCCGCGCACTGCTGCGCGCCTCCGGCGTCGCCAACACGGACATCGGCAAGCCGATCATCGCCGTCGCCAACTCCTTCACCGAGTTCGTCCCCGGCCACACCCACCTCGCCCCCGTGGGCCGGATCGTCTCCGACGCGATCCTCGCCGCCGGCGCCGTGCCGCGCGAGTTCAACACCATTGCCGTGGACGACGGCATCGCCATGGGCCACTCAGGTATGCTCTATTCGCTGCCGTCCCGCGACCTGATCGCCGACTCCGTGGAGTACATGGTGAACGCCCACTGCGCCGACGCCCTGGTCTGCATCTCCAACTGCGACAAGATCACCCCGGGCATGCTCATGGCGGCGCTGCGCCTGAACATCCCCGTGGTCTTCGTTTCCGGCGGACCCATGGAGGCCGGCCGCGTGACCCTGACCGACGGCTCCGTGCGCTCCCTGGACCTGGTGAACGCGATCGCCGACGCCGTGGACGAGTCCATCTCCGATGAAGACATCAACCTCATCGAAGAGAATGCCTGCCCCACCTGCGGTTCCTGCTCCGGCATGTTCACCGCCAACTCCATGAACTGCCTTACCGAGGCCATCGGCCTGTCCCTGCCGGGCAACGGCTCCGTGCTGGCCACCCACACCGCGCGCAAGGCGCTGTATGAGAAGGCCGGAAGCACCGTCGTCGAGCTGGTGAAGCGCTATTACGACGGCGACGACGACTCCGTGCTGCCGCGCTCCATCGCCACCGCCAAGGCATTCGACAACGCCATGGCGCTGGACATTTCCATGGGCGGCTCCACCAACACCATCCTGCACCTGCTCGCCGCGGCCCAGGAGGCGGGCGTGGACTACGGCCTGGCCGAGATGGATGCCAAGTCCCGCCAGGTGCCCTGCCTGGCGAAGGTGGCCCCGAACGTGGCCAAGGACAAGACCTACTACATGGAGGATGTGCACCGCGCCGGCGGCATCCCCGCGCTGCTGGGCGAGCTGAACCGCGGCGGCCTGCTGCACAAGGACGTCCACTCCGTGCACTCCGCCGACCTGGACGGCTGGCTGGACGACTGGGATATCCGCGGCGGCAAAGCCACCGAAGAAGCGGAGGCCCTGTGGCACGCGGCCCCCGGCGGCGTCCGCTCCTCCACCGCGTTCTCCCAGTCGAACCAGTGGACCTCCCTGGACACCGACGCCGCGGAAGGCTGCATCCGCTCCGTGGAACACGCCTACTCCAAGGACGGCGGCCTGGCCGTGCTCCGCGGCAACGTGGCCGTCGACGGCGCCGTGGTGAAGACCGCCGGCGTGGACGAGTCCATCTGGACCTTCTCCGGCCCGGCCGTGGTGTGCGAGTCCCAGGACGAGGCCGTGGAAAAGATCCTGAACAAGACCGTCAAGGAAGGCGACGTGGTGGTCATCCGCTACGAAGGCCCCCGCGGCGGTCCGGGCATGCAGGAAATGCTCTACCCGACGTCGTTCCTCAAGGGCCGCGGCCTGGGCAAGAAGTGCGCCCTGATTACGGACGGCCGCTTCTCCGGCGGCACCTCCGGCCTGTCGATCGGACACATCTCGCCGGAGGCCGCCTCCGGCGGCACTATCGCCCTGGTGGAGAACGGCGACATCATCAGCATCAACATCTCTCAGCGCTCAATGCAGCTGGAGGTCTCCGACGAGGTCCTTGCCGAGCGTCGCGAGAAACTGGAAGCCAACGGCGGTTACAAGGCCAAGAACCGGGACCGCCTGGTCTCCCCGGCCCTGCGCGCCTACGCCGCCATGGCTCTGTCCGCGGACAAGGGTGCGGTGCGGGATGTCTCGCTGGTGGAGAACCTCGTCTAG
- a CDS encoding phage tail protein produces MPYTVDFKNVSTVGLESSPVAEALAGLRANEARYYKNKYGHDFTVTPAEEAPETLEYVKNILATERNLVISSRPLEVSSFEVGGLRMAYVFYESGLSINVMYSIEEGGKRAVGFKLSDGMEVPEELASTFKFARQKSKLAGTIRGSYFVVKGQY; encoded by the coding sequence TTGCCGTACACCGTTGATTTCAAGAACGTGTCCACCGTGGGGCTGGAGTCCTCACCCGTCGCGGAGGCGCTGGCCGGGCTGCGTGCCAACGAGGCCCGCTATTACAAGAACAAGTATGGCCACGACTTCACGGTCACGCCCGCGGAGGAGGCGCCGGAGACGCTGGAATACGTGAAGAACATCCTCGCCACCGAGCGCAACCTCGTCATCTCATCGCGCCCGCTTGAGGTTTCTTCCTTCGAGGTGGGCGGGCTGCGGATGGCGTACGTGTTCTACGAATCCGGCCTGTCCATCAACGTCATGTACAGCATCGAGGAGGGTGGGAAGCGGGCGGTTGGTTTCAAGCTCTCCGACGGCATGGAGGTTCCCGAGGAGCTGGCGTCCACCTTCAAGTTCGCGCGCCAGAAGTCGAAGCTTGCCGGCACCATCCGGGGCTCCTACTTCGTGGTCAAGGGCCAGTACTGA
- a CDS encoding glutathione peroxidase — MADDGATAQQLHGIELTMIDGRSVNFGEYKGKTVLVVNVASRCGLTPQYEDLEALQRKYQDQGFTVLGVPCNGFKGQEPGSSEQIQEFCTVSYGVTFPLTAKVKVNGARRHPLYAALTEFHTEELQEEITWNFEKFLVSGKGEVIARFSPKTSPIAPEVIAAIELALS; from the coding sequence GTGGCAGATGACGGCGCGACAGCCCAGCAACTGCACGGTATTGAACTGACCATGATCGACGGCAGATCGGTGAACTTCGGGGAATACAAAGGCAAGACCGTTCTGGTGGTTAACGTCGCATCCAGATGCGGCCTGACCCCGCAATACGAGGACCTGGAGGCGCTTCAGCGCAAGTATCAGGACCAGGGGTTCACGGTCCTGGGTGTGCCCTGCAACGGGTTCAAGGGCCAGGAACCGGGGAGTTCGGAGCAGATCCAGGAATTTTGCACCGTCAGCTACGGCGTGACGTTCCCGTTGACCGCGAAGGTCAAAGTCAACGGCGCCAGACGCCATCCGCTGTATGCGGCACTGACCGAATTTCACACGGAGGAACTGCAGGAAGAGATCACGTGGAACTTCGAAAAGTTCCTCGTCAGCGGCAAAGGCGAAGTCATCGCCCGATTTTCCCCGAAGACGTCTCCAATCGCCCCCGAGGTCATCGCCGCCATCGAATTAGCGCTCAGCTAG
- a CDS encoding MFS transporter — protein MEHDLADNSLEKVSPERLRKVVRASFAGTVVEWFDFAIYGYMATHIAATFFSSKDPVTGLLETFAVFAVAFALRPLGGIFFGRLGDRLGRKKILVLTVLLMSGSTAAIGLIPSHETIGIWAAVLLVLARCLQGFSAGGEYAGATIYVVEHSPDRHRARYSSAMSAATFSSFALAAGLGALLSFILPPGAMGDWGWRILFLLSVPMGLIAFYIRAKLHESPEFQAMLDDSAARPAPSLGAVFRTQWRAMLRLGGFVMLTALSFYIYSTYMSTFLIKVVGLPAHLALFSSLISLTMATALAPVMGRVSDRIGRRRTMQTAAGLLAILTIPAYMIAEQGTFATAVVSQLLIGLGAVTANVVTSVLMSEMFSTDVRFAASGTCYNITYAVFGGTAPFVATWLVAGTGYSLSPAIYVAAVAVASFLVVTFLIPETAGRPLRRYHDDPLPAEPARAVASEAVPRG, from the coding sequence ATGGAACACGATCTTGCAGATAATTCGCTGGAAAAGGTGAGCCCGGAGCGCCTGCGCAAGGTAGTAAGGGCCTCTTTTGCCGGGACAGTGGTGGAGTGGTTTGACTTCGCCATCTACGGCTACATGGCAACCCATATTGCTGCGACCTTCTTCTCGTCCAAGGACCCGGTCACGGGTCTGCTGGAGACATTCGCCGTGTTCGCTGTCGCGTTCGCGCTGCGGCCCTTGGGTGGCATTTTCTTCGGACGCCTGGGCGACCGCCTCGGGCGCAAAAAGATCCTGGTCCTGACCGTCCTGCTCATGTCCGGATCCACGGCCGCAATCGGGCTCATCCCAAGCCACGAGACGATCGGCATCTGGGCTGCCGTCCTACTGGTGCTTGCCCGGTGCTTGCAGGGCTTTTCCGCAGGCGGCGAATATGCAGGTGCCACCATCTACGTCGTCGAGCACAGCCCCGACAGGCACAGGGCCCGTTACTCGTCGGCCATGTCGGCGGCGACGTTCTCCTCATTCGCCCTCGCCGCTGGACTCGGCGCGCTGCTCAGCTTTATCCTGCCCCCCGGGGCCATGGGTGATTGGGGCTGGCGCATCCTCTTTCTGCTGTCGGTGCCGATGGGACTGATCGCCTTCTACATTCGAGCCAAGCTCCACGAGTCCCCCGAGTTCCAAGCGATGCTCGATGATTCCGCTGCCCGGCCCGCCCCGTCCTTGGGGGCCGTCTTCCGCACCCAGTGGCGCGCGATGCTGCGACTGGGCGGGTTTGTGATGCTCACGGCACTCTCCTTCTACATTTACTCCACGTACATGTCGACCTTCCTGATCAAGGTGGTCGGCCTCCCCGCGCACCTTGCCCTGTTCTCCAGCTTGATCTCGCTGACCATGGCGACGGCGCTGGCCCCCGTCATGGGCCGTGTTTCGGATCGCATCGGTCGCCGCCGCACCATGCAGACCGCCGCCGGTCTCCTGGCCATTCTCACCATTCCGGCGTACATGATCGCCGAGCAGGGAACGTTCGCAACCGCCGTCGTCAGCCAACTGCTCATAGGGCTTGGCGCGGTGACCGCTAATGTGGTGACATCGGTCCTGATGTCGGAAATGTTCTCCACCGACGTGCGCTTCGCGGCATCGGGCACCTGTTACAACATCACCTATGCCGTGTTTGGCGGTACCGCGCCCTTCGTGGCAACGTGGCTGGTCGCCGGAACCGGATATTCGCTCTCGCCCGCGATCTACGTCGCAGCCGTCGCCGTCGCATCATTCCTCGTCGTCACCTTCCTGATACCCGAGACGGCAGGACGGCCTCTGCGCCGTTACCACGACGACCCCTTGCCGGCCGAGCCCGCGCGCGCCGTGGCCTCTGAAGCGGTGCCCAGGGGCTGA
- a CDS encoding IclR family transcriptional regulator, producing MMDPQTTTDKPQGAAASLLNGLTVLEAFSVAKRSLLGVTEISELVGLHKSTVSRMLTGLDEAGYVQRDEETGRYRLGLGMIGLAGPLLAELGVRRVALPHLEELAQATGETAAISVWNGTNAIVVEQVASLHQVKHTAAIGTRYNKFASSSVRVFLAELPSEDTDRLLAGQTVLREGYRGLEDPAHEQLAGVRDQGFAVNDGETTYEEYGVSAPVRDYRGAIVGCITASAPRSRVQHTQSQSILREAVLRAAERVSTRLGSLPEEADPVR from the coding sequence ATGATGGATCCACAAACCACCACTGATAAGCCGCAAGGGGCAGCAGCTTCGTTGCTCAACGGGCTTACGGTTCTCGAAGCGTTCTCCGTCGCCAAGCGTTCCCTCCTGGGAGTCACGGAGATCTCCGAACTCGTTGGCCTGCACAAGAGCACGGTCTCCCGGATGCTCACCGGTCTGGACGAGGCAGGCTACGTACAGCGCGACGAAGAGACGGGACGATACCGGCTCGGGCTCGGGATGATCGGACTGGCCGGACCACTGCTGGCCGAGCTCGGCGTTCGCCGTGTCGCCCTGCCCCACCTCGAAGAACTCGCGCAGGCCACCGGCGAGACGGCTGCGATCTCCGTCTGGAACGGCACCAACGCTATTGTTGTGGAACAGGTCGCCAGCCTGCACCAGGTCAAGCACACCGCGGCGATTGGAACGCGTTACAACAAGTTCGCCAGTTCCTCAGTTCGGGTGTTTCTCGCCGAACTGCCGTCCGAGGATACCGATCGTCTGCTGGCTGGCCAGACGGTCCTGCGGGAGGGCTACCGCGGTCTCGAGGACCCGGCCCACGAACAGCTTGCCGGCGTACGGGACCAAGGCTTCGCCGTTAACGACGGCGAGACCACTTACGAGGAATACGGTGTGTCCGCCCCCGTGCGGGACTACCGGGGTGCAATCGTCGGCTGCATCACAGCCAGCGCCCCGCGATCCCGAGTGCAGCACACGCAGAGCCAGTCGATCCTGCGCGAAGCCGTGCTGCGGGCCGCTGAGCGCGTATCGACGCGACTGGGCAGCCTGCCGGAGGAAGCAGATCCAGTCCGCTGA
- a CDS encoding IclR family transcriptional regulator, which produces MNGLAVLEAFSVQNPVLGVTEVAQRVGLHKSTVSRILGGLTEAGYVQRDEETGRYRLGLGLLALSAPLLADLDVRRAAVPYLEKLTEATQETSAISVWNGHEAIVVEQVASPNQVKHTATIGTRYNKFESSSVRVFLAELAPALATELIGSGQILRSAGDGLPLDHTAHLQEVARQAYAVNDGLTAEEEFGVSAPVRDYRGKVVGCITASAPRSRVHKHATRDALIQAVQGAASEVSTRLGWTASLPG; this is translated from the coding sequence TTGAACGGTCTTGCAGTACTGGAAGCCTTTTCCGTTCAAAATCCGGTTCTTGGTGTGACTGAGGTTGCTCAGCGCGTCGGACTCCATAAGAGCACGGTCTCCCGGATTCTTGGAGGGTTAACGGAAGCTGGATATGTGCAGCGGGATGAGGAGACGGGACGGTATAGGCTCGGGCTGGGCCTTCTTGCGTTGTCCGCCCCTTTGCTGGCGGACCTGGATGTGCGCCGTGCTGCGGTTCCGTATTTGGAGAAGTTAACTGAAGCCACCCAAGAGACCAGCGCTATCTCGGTCTGGAATGGTCACGAGGCCATCGTCGTGGAGCAGGTTGCCAGCCCGAATCAGGTCAAACACACTGCCACCATTGGAACCCGGTACAACAAATTTGAGAGTTCCTCAGTGCGGGTCTTCCTGGCGGAGCTGGCGCCGGCTCTCGCGACCGAACTGATCGGATCCGGACAGATACTACGCTCGGCAGGAGATGGTTTGCCGTTGGACCACACCGCCCACCTGCAGGAAGTCGCCCGTCAGGCATATGCCGTTAACGACGGCTTGACTGCGGAGGAGGAGTTCGGGGTCTCCGCTCCGGTTCGGGATTACCGGGGCAAGGTGGTTGGGTGCATCACTGCATCCGCTCCGCGTTCCCGGGTCCACAAGCACGCCACCAGGGACGCTCTGATTCAAGCCGTACAGGGGGCCGCCTCGGAAGTTTCCACGCGCTTGGGCTGGACGGCTTCCCTTCCTGGCTGA
- a CDS encoding N-carbamoylsarcosine amidohydrolase — MTTETFNDIEARLAAVLEEAFEAGTDIYNERGFKRRVGYGNRPAVIHIDLANAWTRPGHPFSCPGMEEIIPNVQRINEAARAKGVPIFYTTNVYRNRDATSGTNDMGLWYSKIPVETLPADSYWAQIDDRIAPAEGEVVIEKNRASAFPGTNLELFLTSNRIDTLIVTGATAAGCVRHTVEDAIAKGFRPIIARETIGDRVPGVVQWNLYDIDNKFGDVESTDSVVDYLNRLPQFEDTVPKTLADPQPEVAAPADPA, encoded by the coding sequence ATGACAACAGAGACGTTCAACGACATCGAAGCCCGTCTTGCCGCAGTGCTCGAGGAGGCGTTCGAAGCAGGCACGGACATCTACAACGAACGGGGCTTCAAGCGTCGGGTCGGCTACGGCAATCGCCCCGCAGTGATCCACATTGACCTCGCAAACGCCTGGACCCGCCCGGGCCACCCGTTCAGCTGCCCGGGCATGGAGGAGATCATCCCGAACGTCCAGCGGATCAACGAGGCCGCGCGCGCCAAGGGCGTCCCGATCTTCTACACCACGAACGTATACCGCAACCGCGACGCCACCTCCGGGACGAACGACATGGGTCTGTGGTACTCAAAGATCCCCGTCGAGACCCTTCCGGCGGACTCCTACTGGGCACAGATCGACGACCGCATCGCACCTGCGGAAGGCGAAGTCGTGATCGAGAAGAATCGCGCCTCAGCGTTCCCGGGAACGAACCTCGAGCTCTTCCTGACCTCGAACCGCATCGACACCCTGATCGTGACCGGCGCAACCGCAGCAGGGTGCGTGCGCCACACCGTCGAGGACGCGATCGCGAAGGGCTTCCGCCCGATCATCGCCCGGGAGACCATCGGCGACCGCGTCCCGGGCGTCGTGCAGTGGAACCTCTACGACATCGATAACAAGTTCGGTGACGTCGAGTCCACAGATTCCGTGGTGGATTACCTGAACCGCCTCCCGCAGTTCGAGGACACGGTCCCGAAGACCCTTGCGGACCCCCAGCCCGAGGTGGCCGCCCCCGCGGATCCGGCCTGA
- a CDS encoding FCD domain-containing protein, translating to MKIPKAESPTDLHAALVESLGLGIADGRWAPHSVLRLDELEGQHNVSRSVVREAARVLSSKGMLESRRRFGTVVQPEECWNLYDPQVIRWRLASARRLEQLQSLNELRGAIEPQAARLAAERASWDAGSELVSLAAKLWAAGQRGDQEEFLRLDVEFHAAILKASGNAMFSQLQNLVAEVLTGRTEHGLMPHLPHHEALQLHVDVASAIQRGEAGAAHAAMSRIVEQSTEEMGQIWSSSQGGAGNAPPGPPADIAHT from the coding sequence ATGAAAATCCCAAAGGCGGAGTCCCCTACCGACCTGCATGCGGCGCTGGTCGAAAGCCTGGGGCTCGGCATCGCCGATGGGCGCTGGGCCCCGCATTCCGTACTGCGGCTGGATGAGCTGGAGGGGCAGCACAATGTATCCCGGTCCGTGGTCCGTGAGGCCGCCCGGGTGCTGTCATCAAAAGGCATGCTGGAATCCCGGCGGCGGTTTGGGACAGTTGTGCAGCCTGAAGAGTGCTGGAATCTCTACGATCCCCAAGTGATCCGCTGGCGGCTGGCTTCCGCCCGCCGGCTGGAGCAGCTGCAGTCCCTCAATGAACTTCGCGGAGCCATCGAGCCGCAGGCCGCGCGCCTCGCCGCCGAACGGGCCTCCTGGGACGCCGGCAGCGAGCTCGTTTCCCTTGCGGCCAAGCTGTGGGCCGCCGGCCAACGCGGAGACCAGGAGGAATTCCTCCGGCTGGACGTGGAGTTCCATGCCGCAATACTCAAAGCTTCCGGTAATGCAATGTTCTCCCAGCTGCAGAACCTTGTGGCGGAGGTCCTCACCGGCCGGACGGAACATGGCCTGATGCCCCATCTGCCGCACCACGAAGCCCTGCAGCTGCATGTAGATGTTGCCAGCGCCATCCAGCGCGGCGAGGCGGGCGCAGCGCACGCAGCGATGAGCAGGATTGTGGAGCAGTCCACCGAAGAAATGGGCCAGATCTGGTCAAGCAGCCAGGGCGGGGCGGGCAACGCTCCGCCGGGCCCTCCGGCGGACATCGCCCACACCTAG